A genome region from Panthera uncia isolate 11264 chromosome A3 unlocalized genomic scaffold, Puncia_PCG_1.0 HiC_scaffold_11, whole genome shotgun sequence includes the following:
- the C1D gene encoding nuclear nucleic acid-binding protein C1D isoform X1 — MAGEEINEDYPVEIHEYLSTFENSIGAVDEMLKTMMSVSRNELLQKLDPLEQAKVDLVSAYTLNSMFWVYLATQGVNPKEHPVKQELERIRVYMNRVKEITDKKKAGKLDRGAASRFVKNALWEPKPKNASKVANKGKSKN; from the exons ATGGCAGGTGAAGAAATTAATGAAGACTACCCAGTAGAAATTCATGAGTATTTATCAACATTTGAAAATTCCATTGGTGCTGTGGATGAGATGCTGAAGACCATGATGTCTGTTTCTAGAAATGAGTTGTTGcagaag ttgGACCCCCTTGAACAAGCAAAAGTGGATTTAGTTTCTGCTTACACGTTAAATTCAATGTTTTGGG TTTATTTGGCAACTCAGGGAGTTAATCCTAAGGAACATCCAGTAAAGCAGGAATTG gaAAGAATCAGAGTATACATGAACAGAGTCAAGGAAATAACAGACAAGAAAAAGGCCGGCAAGCTGGACAGAGGTGCAGCTTCAAGATTTGTGAAAAATGCCCTTTGGGAACCAAAACCTAAAAATGCATCCAAAGTTGCcaataaaggaaaaagtaaaaattag
- the C1D gene encoding nuclear nucleic acid-binding protein C1D isoform X2, protein MAGEEINEDYPVEIHEYLSTFENSIGAVDEMLKTMMSVSRNELLQKLDPLEQAKVDLVSAYTLNSMFWVYLATQGVNPKEHPVKQELNPLYGGVRSYSGRELAHKKAYINLFPFSDLVTDITN, encoded by the exons ATGGCAGGTGAAGAAATTAATGAAGACTACCCAGTAGAAATTCATGAGTATTTATCAACATTTGAAAATTCCATTGGTGCTGTGGATGAGATGCTGAAGACCATGATGTCTGTTTCTAGAAATGAGTTGTTGcagaag ttgGACCCCCTTGAACAAGCAAAAGTGGATTTAGTTTCTGCTTACACGTTAAATTCAATGTTTTGGG TTTATTTGGCAACTCAGGGAGTTAATCCTAAGGAACATCCAGTAAAGCAGGAATTG AACCCACTTTATGGAGGAGTACGTTCATATTCTGGACGAGAGTTGGCACATAAAAAAGCATACATAAACCTATTCCCCTTTTCTGACCTTGTGACAGACATCACTAATTGA